A window from Macaca thibetana thibetana isolate TM-01 chromosome 7, ASM2454274v1, whole genome shotgun sequence encodes these proteins:
- the IMP3 gene encoding U3 small nucleolar ribonucleoprotein protein IMP3 → MVRKLKFHEQKLLKQVDFLNWEVTDHNLHELRVLRRYRLQRREDYTRYNQLSRAVRELARRLRDLPERDQFRVRASAALLDKLYALGLVPTRGSLELCDFVTASSFCRRRLPTVLLKLRMAQHLQAAVAFVEQGHVRVGPDVVTDPAFLVTRSMEDFVTWVDSSKIKRHVLEYNEERDDFDLEA, encoded by the coding sequence ATGGTGCGGAAGCTTAAGTTCCACGAGCAGAAACTGCTGAAGCAGGTGGACTTCCTGAACTGGGAGGTCACCGACCACAACCTGCACGAGCTGCGCGTACTGCGGCGTTACCGGCTGCAGCGGCGTGAGGACTACACGCGCTACAACCAGCTGAGCCGTGCGGTCCGTGAACTGGCGCGGCGCCTGCGCGACCTGCCCGAACGCGACCAGTTCCGCGTGCGCGCTTCGGCCGCGCTGCTGGACAAGCTGTATGCTCTCGGCCTGGTGCCCACGCGTGGTTCGCTAGAACTCTGCGACTTCGTCACGGCCTCGTCCTTTTGCCGCCGCCGCCTTCCCACCGTGCTCCTCAAGCTGCGCATGGCGCAGCACCTTCAGGCTGCCGTAGCCTTTGTGGAGCAAGGGCACGTACGCGTGGGCCCTGATGTGGTTACCGACCCCGCCTTCCTTGTCACGCGCAGCATGGAGGACTTTGTCACTTGGGTGGACTCGTCCAAGATCAAGCGGCACGTGCTGGAGTACAATGAGGAGCGCGATGACTTCGATCTGGAAGCCTAG